tgttgaaaaactgtttttaagttccacaaggctggtactaaacatttttggaacattgttaccatttctgtgatcagttttatgtacaacacttaaatatatgtttaattgtgtaaaagtgttgttaaaattgcacatgatttatgttcttatgttattctcttgttcataatgtaaaaggaaaattctgctaataaacattttgataatgtaTATTCTCTGCACtaattagtattagtgactaatacaaaggaaaatagtgggcttattgttagttctatgtaattttgcaatgagttaaCTGGTCCgccccgcttgatctcaaattaagctgtattcggcccgcagaccaaagggagtttgacacccctgatttactttctcaggccgcacaaaatgacacggtgggccagatttggcccacgggccgctactttgacaccagtgagccAGGAGAAAATTGGCTTAAATTTTgtatactttgatttttttttgtaaaaacagaacaattacaaattgggAACGGGTGTTTAGCACTCAGAATGAAAGCGATTACATGCAAAATAAcaggaactaagtcgtgcccctggatgtcattctagagttaacacttacccaggaaactgtcgcttgatgtcttgcattgtttgattaaatttaaagtcttgctacacgactcaataatggagagaaaatggagaacatgctttttaagtcaaatcgtaACGCTGACACTAATGCTGACTAGTAACATGTGGCACAAAGCTggtcgagaaaagaagcccatacttaaattgtcgacggtgtgttaaacctggcattaaactaagaaatttgttggcgttttgggctcaattaattgctgaaaaatctcccgatcgcgtgacGCCTTACCTGTTGGCGTGGAAAAAGCGTTCCAAAGAAAGAGTTACTGCGCATGCACTCAATTAAATCCTCTACGTCGACaataggcgtaaccacgcccatattgtcccgtcacattgaaagtggaaaagatggtgagttGCTTACCGCGCTGTTAAGAGGTGGTTTGTCCTCCCAACCCGTCTATGTTTAGAAGATGACGAAGAATAGTCGTGAGttgtttatttatgaaaaaaaacagtttgccaCTCACAGCTATTTCTACCTAAACACTAAATTGATTCATGTTTAGCGACTATcgcactgacacaaaatggccaacAAGCAATAACAGGTGCCCTGTTTGACTCAGCGTACTTTTCCCATCTAGGTCTATATACTTGTGATATTTATGGCGTAAACCACAATTAATTCTCTTTAGCAAATCACGCCGGGTTTCTTTCCAGTTGTATTTCTCCTGATATGCCAAGATGAACATGCCTTCATAAAGACTTTTTATTAATAGTGATTGAAGAAACAACAGATCCACGATCGTAGAGAGTGACAAAAGCCCAAAAAATGTCTCAGGAAATGTACCAGGCTGTGATCACATCCACCGACTCCAGGTCAGCCCCTTTAATATATACTAACTTTAATTTTGGTATAACGAAGTATACGACGTCCATGTGTCAGACAAATGCTTGACATCAGAATGACGATCAATGAGATCGTTTAAATTTACAATTGCACTTGCAAATTGTTGGTAATCAAGGCTATTTTTGTTCTGGGTATCTTTCAACTTTGAAAGGTTGTTGTTTCTGTAAAATGGTAGTGTCATAattacaaccccccccccccccccccaaaaaaaaagaagatgcttcactttgttttataattatgaGTTGGATACCACTTGAtagttttttaaattcacatctAAAGTAGGCATGTAACGATATATCGATTCTTAGAGGTGtagttttatgttatgtttctTTAGTCTTGTAGATTTCTTAACCCTGTGATAAACAGCCATCTCCCAAACTATACAGACTGTATATCCACCACATTTAATCAATTGATCTTCCATTCCtaactcttatttgttttcaatttatgCATTTTCACTTTTGCATGGATCTTTCAAGTCTCCTTGTGATTCCACACAGCCAGAATAAAGACAAGGTCCCCAGCGGCGGCGCCGCCCCTAATACCCCAATCCAGATTCTGCACGAGTATGGCGTGAAACACGGCAAAATCCCCACCTACGTGCTTGAGAAATCCGAAGGGGAGGTTCACCAGCCTAACTTTGTGTTCAGCGTGACTGTTGGAGAAGTCTGCTGCAAAGGTAAACCTTGTGTGTGCTGCTTATGTAAAATACATACTGTTCTATATGATGACACATGATCCATTGCCATGTTCCAGGTGAAGGTTCCAGTAAAAAGGCAGCCAAACACGTAGCCGCTGAAGTTGCCCTGCGCAATCTTCAGGTGGACATCACTGACATGTAAGCCCATTTGTTAGTCATTCAataatttttttgcagagagAGACGCTTTTGTGGATTTTGCCCCTTGTTCTTATGGTGAAAATGTGTTCGCAGTTGGTTAAATATCGGTGTTATTCCTACAGGAGCATTCCCATCAAGTCTGAGAGCAACAGTGTTGTACCAGAATCAAATGGCACATCAAACTCTGTGGGTACGCTGCAGGTAAGgaagtctttttaaaaaaaaggttattagaGTGTGGAAAATCTTAATGAACCCTTTATAGTGTGTGACTATAACTgtttttggaaataaaaaagaagggaaaaaaagaccttGCACATATGTGCATGCAATGTCTCTTTTATAATTAATGGTGTATCTATATAGTTTTGTATTGTAATTATCatggttgaatttgaaaaaaatatctttatttgtAAAAGAATACATGATATAAATTAATCAAAtgtcaattaaaacaaaatggatacaattaaaagaaataaaaaaaccaTAGTCATTGCCTcccataacacacacacacactgcatttatttctttttattttttgaaatttcaTACTCTCATAGTCTACCATTGACAACGATCTGTGTCCTCGCCTCTTCTAGGAGTTGTGCTTGCAGAGAGGCTGGCGTCTCCCTGACTACACAATGCTGACGGAGACTGGTCCACCACACGAGCCAGAATTCACCTTCACCTGCACAGTGGAATCCCTGTCAGAGACAGGTAAGACACGCGTCATCATGTCAGGGGACCACTCGGCTctatcagccttttttttttttatcaacagcTTCCGGAATTTCCAAAAAAGCTGCAAAGAAAGCAGCCGCCGACAAGATGGTGGCAAAACTTCAAAGTCTGTCAGGCTCCACTGAAATCACATGGGTGGGTCAATTGTTACTCGTTCGACTTGAGGCGTTAATGAGTGATCTTGACTCGTTTTTGTCTTGTCAGACGCCCAAACCGTGGGTCCGATTTGAAAACCTCAAGAACTCGTCAGCTGAGAAGATCTCTCTCCTGAGGAGGAACCCACTCAGTATTCCCAACATGGATTACATTCAGATGCTGGCCGAGCTGTCGGCAGAGCAGAAATTTGACGTCGCTTACTCGGATATCGGTAAGTGTTTGCCAACTGTGAATGTCATATTGTCACTTTTCAAGCTAAATGGCTAATCACCAAGATGTCATTGACATAGCAtttctttcagaaaaaaatggccattttatttttataatgtattttccTCAGTTTTGCTTTTAATGAAGCACAGTGTTAAAGTGCTGCTATGTTGTATGAGAAGAAAATTTGGGCATATTTTGCCATATTCACCTGCCAATATTGAATcaatatatttagaaatatacaAATCTTTTAATTTTCACAGGCAATAACATTTTGAGTATAAGATGACTAAAACTAGACTAAACCTTATTGTGTATTCATTCATCAACTAAAACTAGACAAAGActaacatattttcaaatgaccAACACTAACGCCGTGTTTCTGTCCAAAAGACTGAGTGAGACTAaggcaaaaatgaaaatggctggcaaaaaaacaatactgtCTGTTGTCTTGGCAAATCATTCATGTAGAAAGCTgtttgtttccatggcaactcaTCAGCGAAAGCATCTCTGAGGAAGAATGACTGTGTTCCGCAGATGAGTTGACTGCTAACGGGCAATACCAGTGCCTTGTGGAGCTGTCCACCTACCCCGTCACCGTGTGCCACGGCACGGGCATCTCCTGCACTAACGCACATCACGCTGCTGCACACAACGCCCTCCAGTACGTCAAAATCGTGGCCTCGTCGTCCAAGTAAAACCCACCAACTGGACCAGAtggtacattttaaaacaaataaaccgGAACCCCCTAGGATATTAGGACATTCGTGTATCAAGgaaattctttcattcatttatttctgtcttaaaaaaaactactggtGTATATTCCACGCATCTGTGTACCACAACGGAAAATAAAACT
Above is a window of Stigmatopora nigra isolate UIUO_SnigA chromosome 11, RoL_Snig_1.1, whole genome shotgun sequence DNA encoding:
- the prkra gene encoding interferon-inducible double-stranded RNA-dependent protein kinase activator A homolog isoform X1, yielding MSQEMYQAVITSTDSSQNKDKVPSGGAAPNTPIQILHEYGVKHGKIPTYVLEKSEGEVHQPNFVFSVTVGEVCCKGEGSSKKAAKHVAAEVALRNLQVDITDMSIPIKSESNSVVPESNGTSNSVGTLQELCLQRGWRLPDYTMLTETGPPHEPEFTFTCTVESLSETASGISKKAAKKAAADKMVAKLQSLSGSTEITWVGQLLLVRLEALMSDLDSFLSCQTPKPWVRFENLKNSSAEKISLLRRNPLSIPNMDYIQMLAELSAEQKFDVAYSDIDELTANGQYQCLVELSTYPVTVCHGTGISCTNAHHAAAHNALQYVKIVASSSK
- the prkra gene encoding interferon-inducible double-stranded RNA-dependent protein kinase activator A homolog isoform X3, with amino-acid sequence MSQEMYQAVITSTDSSQNKDKVPSGGAAPNTPIQILHEYGVKHGKIPTYVLEKSEGEVHQPNFVFSVTVGEVCCKGEGSSKKAAKHVAAEVALRNLQVDITDMSIPIKSESNSVVPESNGTSNSVGTLQELCLQRGWRLPDYTMLTETGPPHEPEFTFTCTVESLSETASGISKKAAKKAAADKMVAKLQSLSGSTEITWTPKPWVRFENLKNSSAEKISLLRRNPLSIPNMDYIQMLAELSAEQKFDVAYSDIAKASLRKNDCVPQMS
- the prkra gene encoding interferon-inducible double-stranded RNA-dependent protein kinase activator A homolog isoform X2 — its product is MSQEMYQAVITSTDSSQNKDKVPSGGAAPNTPIQILHEYGVKHGKIPTYVLEKSEGEVHQPNFVFSVTVGEVCCKGEGSSKKAAKHVAAEVALRNLQVDITDMSIPIKSESNSVVPESNGTSNSVGTLQELCLQRGWRLPDYTMLTETGPPHEPEFTFTCTVESLSETASGISKKAAKKAAADKMVAKLQSLSGSTEITWTPKPWVRFENLKNSSAEKISLLRRNPLSIPNMDYIQMLAELSAEQKFDVAYSDIDELTANGQYQCLVELSTYPVTVCHGTGISCTNAHHAAAHNALQYVKIVASSSK